ACCTCACGGAGGCGGGTTTCCAGCACCGGCACGGGAGAGCTTTTCAGGAGGGGGGAGCCCACCCCGTAAGATGCTCTCCTTGCAGCCGCATAGCAATCTTTTCGTGCGCCAAATGGCGGGGGCGGTGAACGAGCCAGGCTCGCCGCTCCCGCGCCCCCGCCCTGAGACCGAAGGAGGGAACGGAAGGCCTCTCCTTACGGATTCGGCTCAGCCCTGCGGAGCCGGCTTCAGGATGATCTGGCAGCAGTAGGGTCCCTGGATGCAGTCGCCGGTGCAGATGTCGTTCAGGATGAGCCTGTAGTACTGCAGGTACTTCTCTTCCGCGTGCAGCGCGCCCGGGTTCCCGGGCAGCCGGTCCGCCGTGGGCGCGAGGAGCGTGAGGGTCAGCGCGGCGAGCACGATTCTGGATCGCTTCATGATGGTCTCCAGCGTTGAATGGAATGGAATCAGGCCTCCGTCCCCGCTCACGTTCGCAGCAGCCTGTCCAGCACGTCCCCGACCGTCTCGCCGGGAGCCTCTCCGGCCAGCCGCGCGTTCGCCGAGTAGCTCCACACCTTCGCGACCCGCCCGCGCCTCACCAGCACGAGCGCCGGGACCGGGGTGCGGCGGAACTGCTCGCGGTAGGTGTCCCGGTCCATCTGCAGCAGCGAGGCATCGAGGCGCTCCCGGCGGATCACCCCTTCGATCAGCCCGTCGCTGTCTCCGACCACCACGACCGTCAGCTGCATCCGCGCTCCCAGGCGGGACTTGAGCGCACGCAGCTCTCTCGCCGGGGCGGCGCACGCCAGGCCGTCCTCCACTCCGATCAGCCACACCAGCTGGGTCTCAGCGCGGGGAAGCGCGCCCGGCGCGGGCTCGCCCGCCCTCAACGCGCCGGCCTCGCCGCCGCGGTGGCACCCGCACGCGGGGAGCAGCGCCGCCGCGGCGACGGCGAAGCGGATCAGGACCCGGCGCGGAAGCGCGCGATTCTCCATCGGCTGGGCACCTCGGAGCGGGGATCGACGAAGAACAGGGAGTCTCCCCGCACGGCGACCAGGCGGGGAGTCCGGTCCATCTCGAACAGGCGGCGCCCGTCGGCGGACATGCGCAGGAGCCCCCACTCGTTCTCGGCGCCGCGGACGCGCGCGTACTGGAGCAGCCACGAGCCGTCCGGGAGCCGGAACACGTCGGAGACCCGGATGATCTTCTCCATCCACCGGATCTGGCGCCTCCGGTCCGTCCGGGCCGCGGCGGGCGGCGTGGTGACCACGGGGAAGCCGGCGAACGGGATGCGCACGCGCGACCGGGGGCTCCCCCCCGTGCCGAAGACGTACAGGGTGTCGACCAGCCCGAACACGGCCGCGACGGTGTCGCCCGCCAGGGCGAACGCCGCCCACCCGAGGGTCGGGGCGAGCTCGCGGACGACGCTCCCGCCGGGCGTGGGGAAGAAGCTCCGCTCCGCCCGCCCGGAGCGCAGGTTCCACACGTGCAGGAGCGGAGACGCCGGAGCGCTCGGCGCGTGCGCGGCAAGCAGCACGGTGGAGTCGGAGAGCTGGGCCGCCCCGTAGACCGGGAAGAGGGGGGTCTGGGACGTGCCGAGGACCGCGGCGCCGTCGCCGTCGAAGATGGTGAGCCGCCCCTCCGCCGCGTCCGCCACCAGCACGGCTCCGGAGGCCATCCGCAGCACGGCCACGGGCGACTGGAACTCGCCCGGTCCCCTTCCGCTGTGCCCGAAGGTGCGGAGGAGCCTTCCCCGGGGGTCGTAGCTGCGCGCCTGCCCCTCCTTCGCGTCCGCGACGAGGAAGCCTCCCGCGGGATCGACCGCCACGATCGGCGCGACGTTGATCACGCCGGCGCTCTCTTCGAGCGCGACCGAGCCCATGGAGTCGAACGCCGCGGCGAACGCGGGATTGACCGCTCCGGAGCCGTCACGCTCGCTTGCGGGCTCCATATCGCGGCCGCGGCAACCGGCGCCGAGCAGCAGGAGTACGAGGGCGGCCGCGGTGCGAGGAAGGCGATGTGGCAACAGGCACTCCAGATCGAATGACGCTGCACCACCAAAGGTCGGCGGGGGTGTCAATAAATTGCGTGTTCGGTGCGCAATAAGTCAAGCTAAATCTGTCCGCTTGCGGTGAGGGGCAGCCATGAGGGTACTCCCGATCAGTCCCCCGCCACCAGCCCCGGCGCGGCGGCTCCCTCGGGCTTCGCCGCGGCCGCGCGATCACGGGCGGGGCGGCCGAGGACGGCGCGGATCCGCTCCTCCAGCTCCTCCAGCAGGTCGTAGGCGACCGGGATCACCACCAGGGTGAGCGCCGTGGCCGAGAGCAGCCCGCCGAAGACGGCGATGGCGAGCGGCGCCTGCAGCTCGGCGCCGGGGCCGATCCCCAGCGCCATCGGGAGCAGGCCCAGCATCGCGGTGATCGTGTTCATCACGATCGGGCGCAGCCGCGCGTGGCCGGCGGCGCGGATCGCCTCGTGGCGGCTCATCCCCTGGCGGCGCATCTGGTTGATGAAGTCGACCTTCACCACCGCGTCGTTGTCCACGATCCCCACCAGGATCACCATCCCGATCAGGCTCATGGTGTTGATCCCCGCCCCCGCCACCCAGAGCGCCACCGTGGCGCCCACCGCCGCCAGCGGCACCGCCAGCAGGATGATGAAGGGGTGCAGCAGCGACTCGAACTCGGCGGCCAGGAGCATGTAGACCAGGAGCAGCGCCAGGCCGAAGGCGAGCGCCAGGTCGCGGAAGCCTTTGCGCATCTCCTCGTTCTCGCCGCCGATCTCGGCGCGCAGGCCGTGCGGCGCGGGGACGGGGGCGAGCGCCGCCCGCACGTCCGCCACCGCGTCGTCCACGCCCCCGCGCGCCACGTCGGCGTGCACGACGACCACCCGCCCCTGGTCCACCCGGCGGATCTCGGCGGGGCCCGAGGCCTCGCGCACCCGCACCAGCTCGCGCAGCGGCACCCCGTCCACCAGCAGCGTCTCCAGCGTGGCCGCCGAGCGCCGGTCGGCCTCGGGGAGGCGCACCACCACGGGCACCCGGCGGTCGAAGTCCACCAGCCGGGTGGCCTCCTTCCCGCGCATGTACGCCTCCACCGTCTCGGCCACCCGGCGCGGGTCGATCCCGTAGGCGGCGGCGCGCTCGCGGTCGATCTCCACCCGGATCTCGGGCTGCCCCAGCTCGGTCCCCACCCGCACGTTGGCGACCGACGGCACCGCCGCGAGCCGCCGCTCTACCCGGGCGGCGTAGGCGAGCGCCGCGTCCAGGTCCTCGCCCCGGATGCGCACCGCCAGGTCGCTCTCGCCGCCGCCCAGCAGCTTCCCCAGTGCCGTGGCCTGCCCGGTCTCCACCGCCACCGTCCCGGCCGGGTAGCCGGCCAGCGCCGGGCGCAGCCGCTCCAGCGCCCCGGCCGTGGAGCGGCCCTCCTTCAGCCGCACCTCCAGCAGCGCCGTGTGCAGCCCGCTCTCGCGGTCGTCCATCCCCGCCACCGCCACCTGCTGGCCGATGCGCGAGAAGACCGCCTCCACGGCCGGGTCGGCGCGCACGGCCCGCTCCAGCCGGGCGGCCTCCCCGGTGGTGCGCTCCAGCGGGGTGCCGCGCGGCAGCTCCAGGCGCAGGCGGAAGGCGCCCTGGTCCACCTCGGGCAGTACGCTCCGCTCCAGCGAGAGGCCGACGGCCACCCCGACGCCCAGCAGGACGAAAGCGGCCGCGATCACCCGCCCGCGGCGGCGCATCCCCGCCTCCAGCAGCCGCTCGTACCAGCCGGTGAAGCGCGCGAAGCCGCGGTCGAAGGCGTCCAGCGGCCGGGAGACGGCCCGTCCCAGCGATCCCCGTGCCTTCGGCGCATCAGTCGCGGCCGACGGGGCCCGGTCCCACCGCGCCGCCATCGTCGGCAGCAGGGTGATGGCGACGGCGATGGAGGCCAGGAGACTGAACGCCACGCTCATGGCCAGCGCGCCCAGCAGCTCGCCGGCCACGCCCTCGACGTAGACGATGGGGCCGAAGACGGCGATGGTGGTCAGCGTCGAGGCGGTGATGGCGCGCTGCACCTCCTCGGCGCCGAGCGCGGCGGCCAGGGCGGCGCGCGCGCCCAGCTCGCGGTGCCGGAAGATGTTCTCCAGCACCACGATGGAGTTGTCCATCAGGAGCCCCACCCCCAGCGCCATCCCGCCCAGGCTCATGATGTTGAGCGTGACGCCCGCGGCCTGCAGCAGCGCGAAGGTGGCGACCAGGGAGATCGGGATCGCCAGCGCCACGGCGACGGGGTAGCGCACCTCGCGCAGGAAGAGGAAGAGCACCAGGAAGGCCAGGATGCCGCCCAGGACCACCTCCTGGACCACGTTGGCCAGCGCGTCGGCGATGAAGCCGGCCTGGCTCATGGCCACCTCGAGCTGCACCCCCGGGTACTCGCGGCGCAGCTGGGCCAGCACCCGCTCCACCTCGCGGGCCACGCGCACGGTGTTGGCGTCGGCGTTCTTGAACACCAGGAGCCCCACCGACTCGCGCCCGTTGTAGCGCGCCACCGACTCGCGCTCGCGGAAGCCGTCGTCGATGGCGGCCACGTCGCGCAGCAGGACCTCGGCGGGGAGCGCCGGGGCCGCGCCGGATCCCGGTGCGGACCCTGGGTTCGCCGCCGACGCGGCGGCGCCCGCGCGCACCGGCACCTCGCCCACGTCGGCCACCCCCTGCAGCTCGCCGAGGGTACGCAGGGAGTAGCGGTAGCGGCCGCGGCGGATGGTGCCGCCCGGGGCGCTGGCGTTGGCGCGGTCGAGCGCGGCCGCCACGTCGTCGATGGTGAGCCCGAGCGCCTCCAGCCGGCGCGGGTCCACGTCCACGTGCACCTCGCGCTCCACCCCGCCCGTCACCGCCGCCTGCGCCACCCCGTCGATCTGCTCCAGCCGCCGCTTGAAGACCGCCTCGGAGAGCTCCTTGAGCTGCGGCAGGTCGCGCGGGCCCGCCACCGCCAGCGCCATGATCGGCTCGCTGCGGGGGTCGGTGCGCAGCACCACGGGGCGGGTGGCGAGCTCGGGGAGCTGGTCGCGGATGTTGTCGAGCTTCTCGCGCGTGTTGAGCGCGGCGAAGTCCATGTCGGTGCCCCACGCGAAGCGGGCCGTCACCAGCGAGTACCCCTCGCGGGTGACGCTCTCCACCCGCTGCACGCCGGGGACGGTGGAGACCGCCTGCTCCACCGGCTCGGTGACGAAGCGCTCCACCTCGGGCGGGGCGGCGCTGGGGTTCTCGGTGTAGACGACCAGCCGCGGGTAGGCGACGTCGGGGAGGAGGTCGATGGGGAGGCGCAGGAAGGAGAGCACCCCCAGGAAGACCACGCCCAGGAAGAACATGGCGACCGCGACGGGCCGCGCGATGGCGATGCGGGGAAGGGACATCTAACCGCGAGGGGACAGGGAACAGGAGACAGGGGACAGCCAGCCCGGAGACGGGTGGCGTCCGCCTTCGCCGCGCGTCCGGGGCTGCGGGAGGAAGCACGGGGCTCCGCGAGGCGCGCCGCGGAGCCCCGCCGCCCGCGCGGGCGCCCGCCCCGGCGCCGTACCCGCGGGCCGTCCCCTGTTCCCTGTCCCCCGTTCCCTGGGGTTCATCGTCACTGCGGCCGTCCCCCCGCGTCCTTCACGTCGTCCACCAGGCGGACGCGCGCGTCGTGGATGAGCGTGAGGTGGCCGGCGGTGAGCACCCGCTCGCCGGGGCGCACGCTGTCGGTGTCCTCGCTGGGGAGGATCTCCACCAGGGAGTCGTTCTGCCGCCCCGGGGTCACGTAGCGCCACTTGGCGAGCCCCCGGTCGCCCTCGCCCTCGAAGACGAAGAGCATGGGGCGGCCGTCGCGCTCCAGCAGCGCCGAGCGGGGGACCAGCACGCGGTCGGCGAAGCGCTGCGCCTCGAGCGAGACGCGGGCGTACATCCCGGGGAGGATGCGCCCGCCGGGGTTGGGGATGGTGACGGTGACGCGCGCCGTGCGGGTGCCGCTCTCCACCACCGGGTTGATGGTC
This genomic interval from Longimicrobium sp. contains the following:
- a CDS encoding efflux RND transporter permease subunit, whose product is MSLPRIAIARPVAVAMFFLGVVFLGVLSFLRLPIDLLPDVAYPRLVVYTENPSAAPPEVERFVTEPVEQAVSTVPGVQRVESVTREGYSLVTARFAWGTDMDFAALNTREKLDNIRDQLPELATRPVVLRTDPRSEPIMALAVAGPRDLPQLKELSEAVFKRRLEQIDGVAQAAVTGGVEREVHVDVDPRRLEALGLTIDDVAAALDRANASAPGGTIRRGRYRYSLRTLGELQGVADVGEVPVRAGAAASAANPGSAPGSGAAPALPAEVLLRDVAAIDDGFRERESVARYNGRESVGLLVFKNADANTVRVAREVERVLAQLRREYPGVQLEVAMSQAGFIADALANVVQEVVLGGILAFLVLFLFLREVRYPVAVALAIPISLVATFALLQAAGVTLNIMSLGGMALGVGLLMDNSIVVLENIFRHRELGARAALAAALGAEEVQRAITASTLTTIAVFGPIVYVEGVAGELLGALAMSVAFSLLASIAVAITLLPTMAARWDRAPSAATDAPKARGSLGRAVSRPLDAFDRGFARFTGWYERLLEAGMRRRGRVIAAAFVLLGVGVAVGLSLERSVLPEVDQGAFRLRLELPRGTPLERTTGEAARLERAVRADPAVEAVFSRIGQQVAVAGMDDRESGLHTALLEVRLKEGRSTAGALERLRPALAGYPAGTVAVETGQATALGKLLGGGESDLAVRIRGEDLDAALAYAARVERRLAAVPSVANVRVGTELGQPEIRVEIDRERAAAYGIDPRRVAETVEAYMRGKEATRLVDFDRRVPVVVRLPEADRRSAATLETLLVDGVPLRELVRVREASGPAEIRRVDQGRVVVVHADVARGGVDDAVADVRAALAPVPAPHGLRAEIGGENEEMRKGFRDLALAFGLALLLVYMLLAAEFESLLHPFIILLAVPLAAVGATVALWVAGAGINTMSLIGMVILVGIVDNDAVVKVDFINQMRRQGMSRHEAIRAAGHARLRPIVMNTITAMLGLLPMALGIGPGAELQAPLAIAVFGGLLSATALTLVVIPVAYDLLEELEERIRAVLGRPARDRAAAAKPEGAAAPGLVAGD